In one Oryzias latipes chromosome 13, ASM223467v1 genomic region, the following are encoded:
- the LOC101161073 gene encoding L-amino-acid oxidase-like, with translation MTPHVALCKFAPLVLVGLVVYAVSGLSGDPVFDCLQDSDYSDLLDMVLKGLPVTKSPRHVLIVGGGMAGLTAAKVLEDAGHKVTILEASNRIGGRVETYRNQKEGWYAEVGAMRIPSFHKILLSFISKLQIPLNHFIQEDINTYYLINEALHRTYAVENNPSVLNYSLHEGERGKSAAELFSRALWKVRNDLKAMGCSAMLDKYDSYTVKEYLVKEGNLSRGALRMIGDILNENSLFYTSLIEMLYIQSDISDSNEYFEVTDGFDHLPRAFYRVLNATILLNSKVKLIDQRGGDHVTVTFQDQQNPGSLSNLTVDYVLVTATAKATLFIDFQPPLSGNKMEALRSVHYASSTKVVLSFKERFWEKQGIRGGKSVTDRPSRFIYYPSHSFPATAAGALLASYTCSDDSTLFQGMSDEELMAVVLDDLARIHGQEIKPLWTGGLVKKWGLDPYSLGAFALFTPYQQGQYAQELFRSEGQVHFAGEHTATPHGWIETAVKSALRAAKNIHSKELAFN, from the exons ATGACACCCCATGTGGCTCTGTGCAAGTTTG CCCCCCTGGTTCTGGTGGGACTGGTGGTTTACGCTGTGAGTGGACTCAGTGGAGACCCAGTCTTTGACTGCCTCCAGGACTCAGACTACAGCGATCTCCTTGATATGGTCCTCAAAGGTCTTCCCGTCACAAAGAGCCCTCGACATGTGCTCATCGTTGGAGGGGGCATGGCTGGACTGACTGCTGCAAAGGTTTTAGAAGATGCGGGACATAAG GTGACCATCTTAGAAGCCAGTAACCGTATTGGAGGACGGGTGGAGACCTACAGGAACCAAAAGGAGGGCTGGTACGCAGAAGTGGGTGCCATGAGGATCCCAAGCTTCCATAA GATTCTGCTTTCCTTCATCTCCAAGCTGCAAATTCCTCTTAACCATTTCATCCAAGAGGACATCAACACTTATTATTTGATAAATGAAGCTCTTCATAGAACGTACGCCGTGGAAAACAACCCCAGTGTCCTGAACTACAGTTTGCACGAGGGAGAAAGAGGAAAATCAGCAGCTGAGCTCTTCAGCCGGGCTCTGTGGAAG GTAAGAAATGACCTTAAAGCGATGGGCTGCAGCGCCATGCTGGATAAATACGACTCCTATACAGTGAAG GAGTACCTGGTGAAGGAAGGGAACCTGAGCCGCGGCGCCCTGAGGATGATTGGGGACATTCTGAATGAAAACAGCCTCTTCTACACCTCACTGATAGAGATGCTTTACATTCAGTCAGACATCAGTGACAGCAACGA GTACTTTGAGGTCACTGACGGCTTCGACCACCTTCCCAGAGCTTTCTACAGGGTGTTAAACGCCACCATTCTCTTGAACTCTAAGGTGAAGTTAATAGACCAAAGAGGTGGAGATCATGTGACTGTGACGTTCCAGGACCAGCAAAACCCCGGTTCTCTGTCCAACCTGACAGTCGACTATGTCCTGGTGACAGCCACAGCCAAGGCCACCCTCTTCATCGACTTCCAGCCGCCTCTCTCTGGGAATAAGATGGAGGCTCTGCGCTCCGTGCACTACGCCAGCTCCACCAAGGTGGTGCTCAGCTTCAAAGAGCGATTCTGGGAGAAGCAGGGCATCAGAGGCGGGAAGAGCGTCACTGACCGGCCTTCGCGTTTCATCTACTACCCCAGCCACAGCTTCCCTGCAACGGCCGCAGGTGCCCTCCTGGCTTCCTACACCTGCTCAGATGACTCCACCCTCTTTCAAGGGATGAGCGATGAAGAGCTGATGGCCGTGGTTCTGGACGACTTGGCGAGAATCCACGGGCAGGAGATCAAGCCTCTGTGGACCGGAGGGCTGGTAAAGAAGTGGGGGTTGGATCCTTACAGTCTGGGAGCCTTTGCACTGTTTACACCCTACCAGCAGGGGCAGTATGCCCAGGAGCTCTTCAGGAGTGAGGGGCAGGTGCACTTTGCGGGGGAGCATACGGCCACTCCTCACGGCTGGATCGAGACAGCCGTGAAGTCTGCACTCAGAGCGGCTAAAAACATCCACAGCAAAGAGCTGGCCTTCAATTAA
- the timm8b gene encoding mitochondrial import inner membrane translocase subunit Tim8 B, whose amino-acid sequence MADFNSLSSSEKAEAAELQRMIAVEQQKAQFQAQVHTFTDVCWDKCVDTPGSKLDHRTETCLVSCVERFIDTTLTITNRFTQMVQKGAH is encoded by the exons ATGGCGGATTTTAACAGCCTGAGCTCATCGGAGAAGGCAGAGGCGGCGGAGCTTCAACGGATGATCGCAGTGGAGCAGCAGAAAGCGCAGTTTCAGGCGCAG GTGCACACGTTCACTGATGTCTGCTGGGATAAATGTGTGGACACTCCCGGCTCCAAACTGGACCACCGGACAGAGACCTGCCTGGTGAGCTGCGTGGAGAGATTCATCGACACCACCCTGACCATCACCAACCGCTTCACGCAGATGGTGCAGAAGGGCGCTCACTGA